GTGGTGGCCTTGTCTTCCTTGCCGCCGAGCACGTGCACGGGGCACTTGAGCAGCGGGCGCTGCATCGGACGGAAGCGTCCGCAGAGCATGAAATCGGCGCGCAGAATCGGCAGCGTCAGGCTCATCAACTCCTGATTGGCCAACACGTCCTCGCTGGTGCCCTGGAGGGTGCGCAGCTGCTCGATCAACTGTTCGTCGCTCTGGGGCTCGGCGAAGCCACGGTCATAGTCGCTGCGCATGGTCGGGGCGGCCGTGCCGGAAGCAAACAGCGCCACCGGCTCCGCAGCACCGAGAGCACGAAAGGCGTGGGCCATCTCGCAGGCAAGCAACGCCCCCAGACTGTGACCGAACAGGGCGTAAGGACCGTGCAAGGACGGCTTGTGCTCCCTGGCCAATTGCAGGGCCAGCGCTCGCATGTCGGTCTGCAAGGGTTCGTCATAACGGGCGCCCCGCCCCGGCAACTCCACGGGCTGCAAGTGCAGCCACGGCGGCAACTGGCGCCGCCAGCGGCTATAGACCATGGCGCTGGCGCCCGAATAGGGCAGGCACAGCAGTGTCAGCTTTGTCACCGCGTTTACCTCAGTTGGTTATCTGTTTAGGAGAACGGATGAGGTGTGATGAGAATTAGTCTGTGGGATGGATCAGAGTTGCCTGTGGGAGCGACGGTTTGCCGACAAATGAACTCTCTGCGGCTCAAACCGGTCAGCTAGTTAGACCCTCGGTTCCCGGAGTACTGCGGCAATGGCTGATCACCCCGAACGACAAAGCGCCATCGACGCCCACGGCATCATTGGCGACATGCGCAGCGCGGCGCTGGTCAACGACAAGGGCAGCGTGGACTTTTTCTGCTGGCCGGAATTCGACAGTCCGTCGATCTTCTGCTCGCTGCTGGACAGCCCCCAAGCTGGTATTTTCCAATTGGCCCCGGACCTGCCCGACGCCCGCCGCGAGCAGATTTACCTGCCTGACACCAACGTCCTGCAAACCCGCTGGATGAGCGATCACGCGGTGGTCGAAGTCACCGACCTGCTGCCCATCGGCGACAGCGAAGATGATTTGCCGATGTTGATGCGCCGGGTGCGGGTGGTCAGCGGACAAGCGACGATCCGCATGCGCTGCGCTGTGCGTCATGACTATGCCAGGGCGCCCACCAAGGCCCGCGCACGTGATCGGAGTGTGTATTTCGAGGCCACCGGCCAGCCAGCCATGCAGCTGTGTTCGGATCAATCCTTGCGCGTCGAGGACCATGCGGCCGTCGCCGAATTCATCCTCGAACAGGACCAGAGCGCCGAGTTCCTGCTCGGGGGCGTTGACGATGCGCGCTTCAAGGAAGGCGCCGCCATACTGTGCCTGGAACGCACCCTGAAGTTCTGGCGCGACTGGATCGGCCAGTCCAATTATCGCGGTCGATGGCGGGAAATGGTCAATCGCTCGGCCCTGGCCTTGAAGCTACTGACCTCGCGCAAGCACGGCGCCATCCTCGCCGCCGCCACCTTCGGCCTGCCGGAAACACCCGGCGGCGAACGCAACTGGGACTATCGCTACACCTGGATCCGCGACGCCTCGTTCACCGTCTATGCTTTCATGCGCCTGGGCTTCGTCGAGGAAGCCAACGCCTACATGCGCTGGCTGCGCGGGAGGGTCAGCGATTGCCGCGGCAAGCCGATGAAACTCAACATCCTCTACGCCATCGATGGCCGTCAGGAACTGCCGGAAGTTGAACTTCCACACTTGTCCGGCCATGGCGGCGCGACACCGGTACGCATCGGTAATCAGGCTTACGATCAAGTCCAGCTCGACATCTTCGGTGAGCTGCTGGACGCGGTGTACCTGGTCAACAAACACGGTGAAGCGATTTCCCATGAAGGCTGGAAACACACCGTGGAAGTGGTCGATCAGGTCTGCGAAACCTGGCAGCAAAAAGACGTCGGCATCTGGGAAATGCGCGGCGAGCAGTATCATTTCCTGCACTCGCGACTGATGTGTTGGGTGGCCGTGGACCGCGCCATCCGACTGGCTTCCAAACGCTCGCTGCCCGCCCCGTTCGCCCGCTGGGACCAGACCCGTCAAGCGATCCACACCGACATCTGGAGCAACTTCTGGAACGAAGAACGCGGGCATTTCGTCCAGCATATCGGCGGCACCGGCCTCGACGGCTCGATGCTGCTGATGCCGCTAGTGCGCTTCGTCAGCGCCAAGGATCCACGCTGGATCGCGACCCTCGAAGCCATCGAGAAAACCCTGGTGCGCGCAGGCATGGTCTACCGCTACCGCAACGACGACAGCCAGATCGACGGCCTGCCCGGCACCGAAGGCGCCTTCGCCGCGTGCTCGTTCTGGTACGTCGAATGCCTGGCCCGGGCCGGCCAAGTGGAGAAAGCGCACCTGGAGTTCGAACAATTGCTGAAGTACGCCAACCCGCTGGGGCTGTATGCCGAAGAGTTCGACAGCCATGCCCGGCATCTGGGCAACACACCGCAAGCGCTGACGCACCTGGCACTGATTAGCGCGGCGAGTTTTCTGAACAGGAAGTTGAGCGGGGAGAAAAACCTTTGGCAGCCTTGAAGACCGAGGCGCCTTCTTCGCGGGCAAGCCTCGCTCCAACAGGTTTTGTGAACGCCACAGTCCAATGTGGGAGCGGGCTTGCCCGCGATGGCGGTGTGTCAGTCGACATTCATGTTGAATGTGAAATCGCCTTCGCGGGCAAGCCTCGCTCCTACAGGGGATCAGCTGTGTGGCGCAGGCTTCGGTACGTCGACGTTATCCAGCACCCGATTCACCGCCAGCTCGGCCAGCATGATGACCTGCTGAATCGCCAGGAGCGTAT
The Pseudomonas lini DNA segment above includes these coding regions:
- a CDS encoding thioesterase II family protein, whose translation is MTKLTLLCLPYSGASAMVYSRWRRQLPPWLHLQPVELPGRGARYDEPLQTDMRALALQLAREHKPSLHGPYALFGHSLGALLACEMAHAFRALGAAEPVALFASGTAAPTMRSDYDRGFAEPQSDEQLIEQLRTLQGTSEDVLANQELMSLTLPILRADFMLCGRFRPMQRPLLKCPVHVLGGKEDKATTEQLIGWSQETLGSFSVDMMTGGHFFIHEHEAKVIRIIKNHLEVHHRRHAQLAAPVF
- a CDS encoding glycoside hydrolase family 15 protein gives rise to the protein MADHPERQSAIDAHGIIGDMRSAALVNDKGSVDFFCWPEFDSPSIFCSLLDSPQAGIFQLAPDLPDARREQIYLPDTNVLQTRWMSDHAVVEVTDLLPIGDSEDDLPMLMRRVRVVSGQATIRMRCAVRHDYARAPTKARARDRSVYFEATGQPAMQLCSDQSLRVEDHAAVAEFILEQDQSAEFLLGGVDDARFKEGAAILCLERTLKFWRDWIGQSNYRGRWREMVNRSALALKLLTSRKHGAILAAATFGLPETPGGERNWDYRYTWIRDASFTVYAFMRLGFVEEANAYMRWLRGRVSDCRGKPMKLNILYAIDGRQELPEVELPHLSGHGGATPVRIGNQAYDQVQLDIFGELLDAVYLVNKHGEAISHEGWKHTVEVVDQVCETWQQKDVGIWEMRGEQYHFLHSRLMCWVAVDRAIRLASKRSLPAPFARWDQTRQAIHTDIWSNFWNEERGHFVQHIGGTGLDGSMLLMPLVRFVSAKDPRWIATLEAIEKTLVRAGMVYRYRNDDSQIDGLPGTEGAFAACSFWYVECLARAGQVEKAHLEFEQLLKYANPLGLYAEEFDSHARHLGNTPQALTHLALISAASFLNRKLSGEKNLWQP